From a region of the Solanum stenotomum isolate F172 chromosome 2, ASM1918654v1, whole genome shotgun sequence genome:
- the LOC125854575 gene encoding oleosin-B6-like — protein MEMWPVSTNPTVAPLEIKSMPGRPGKLRKKEAGESKKSGKLPRTRLAMTCSNCNVRGHNKRGCPQRVESSTREEPSNTDKGNGKSSGLGRPKKAQTEGEHSTKRSRGRPPVTPSASPGPAKRSRGRPPAAPSTSPRPAKRSRGRPLAAPSASAALTKGARGRPPIAPAVPNASIAPAKSVRGRPPAEASAPLTCPSPANYHEEEGVGEAQPHTKGKQSLEWPGMSSCKIFSTGTTKVTKFVDVTGDIGYKPSTAPKLKWNGKSAISTRKLQEMREEQRKKSKGSSSNNPI, from the exons ATGGAGATGTGGCCTGTATCTACTAACCCCACAGTTGCACCACTAGAAATAAAAAGCATGCCTGGCAGGCCAGGTAAACTTAGAAAGAAGGAAGCTGGTGAGAGTAAAAAATCTGGAAAGCTACCTAGAACTAGACTTGCCATGACATGTAGTAACTGTAATGTTAGAGGCCACAACAAGAGAGGATGTCCACAAAGGGTTGAGTCATCAACAAGGGAAGAACCATCAAATACAGACAAGGGAAATGGCAAATCTTCAGGTTTAGGCAGACCAAAG AAAGCACAAACAGAAGGTGAGCATTCTACAAAGAGGTCAAGAGGAAGACCACCTGTAACACCTAGTGCATCTCCAGGACCTGCAAAGAGGTCGAGAGGAAGACCACCTGCAGCACCTAGTACATCTCCAAGACCTGCAAAGAGGTCAAGAGGAAGACCATTGGCAGCACCTAGTGCATCTGCAGCACTTACAAAAGGTGCAAGAGGAAGACCACCTATTGCACCTGCAGTACCTAATGCATCTATAGCACCTGCAAAGAGCGTAAGAGGAAGACCACCTGCAGAAGCTAGTGCACCTCTTACATGTCCATCACCTGCTAATTACCAT GAAGAGGAAGGGGTAGGGGAAGCACAACCACATACAAAAGGCAAGCAGTCATTGGAATGG CCTGGGATGTCAAGTTGTAAGATCTTCTCTACTGGTACAACAAAGGTGACAAAATTTGTTGATGTTACTGGTGATATTGGTTACAAACCAAGTACTGCACCCAAGTTGAAATGGAATGGAAAATCGGCAATCTCAACAAGAAAACTTCAAGAAATGAGAGaggaacaaagaaaaaaatcaaaaggaaGTAGTTCAAACAATCCAATCTAG